The Caulifigura coniformis genome includes a region encoding these proteins:
- a CDS encoding ParB/RepB/Spo0J family partition protein translates to MNIQKIPVALIDEGPNCREFFGVVSCRDLARDIDSNGLLQAIVVRPKGDRYELVAGFRRFMAVARILRWETIPANVVEVDDSQAARLNLTENLARKSLNPVEEARAVENLYPENRFSLVDAGRELGRDPHWVQARRHVLKLPEHLQKKFASGAVPISRVGSILKSPDPEAAAKALEKRKNPRMACKELRRRSKGDIGKMMDRLANAGYDPLKLEIKLLAWVNGWVDDDVLNNLIQLSVESHA, encoded by the coding sequence GTGAACATTCAGAAAATCCCCGTCGCATTGATCGACGAAGGCCCCAACTGTCGCGAGTTCTTCGGCGTTGTCTCATGCCGCGACCTCGCACGGGACATCGACAGCAACGGCCTGTTGCAAGCCATCGTCGTCCGTCCCAAGGGCGACCGTTATGAACTGGTCGCCGGCTTCCGACGCTTCATGGCCGTCGCTCGAATCCTGAGATGGGAGACGATCCCGGCGAACGTCGTCGAAGTCGATGACTCACAGGCCGCACGTCTGAACCTCACGGAGAACCTCGCAAGAAAAAGCCTCAACCCAGTTGAGGAAGCCCGCGCGGTCGAGAATCTCTATCCCGAGAACCGATTCAGTCTTGTCGACGCGGGTCGCGAATTAGGCCGTGATCCGCATTGGGTTCAGGCTCGCCGACACGTCCTAAAGCTCCCCGAACATCTTCAGAAGAAATTCGCATCCGGCGCGGTTCCAATCTCGCGGGTGGGCAGCATTCTGAAGTCGCCCGATCCCGAAGCGGCTGCGAAGGCTTTAGAGAAGCGGAAGAACCCCCGCATGGCGTGCAAGGAACTTCGACGCCGGTCAAAGGGTGACATTGGCAAGATGATGGATCGGCTGGCAAACGCCGGATACGACCCGCTCAAACTGGAAATCAAGCTACTCGCGTGGGTCAACGGATGGGTTGACGACGACGTGCTTAACAACCTCATTCAACTCTCGGTGGAGTCCCACGCATGA